From Kaistella polysaccharea:
GAGGTTGAAAAAGCCAGCGCTAAGTTTTGTCCGGAAAAAGTTGATAAGGTTGATTGATCCTTTTTTGACGCGGAAATCTTCATGGGTTTAGAAAATTCAACTCTTGCAAAAATGTACTGGTTTGTTGCCCAAGCTTCACTTCTTCGAAAAACTTCGATTGTTTTGGAATCAATAATTCGTATTTCGCCTTCTAATAATTTGTCGCGGTGATTTAAGTCTAAAATGATATTTGCATTTCCCTCTTTATTAAAAGTATATTCATGATATCCAACACGCTTTGTGGAGGTTAATCGCACGTCAATATCAAATTTATCTAATTTAACCTCGTAGAATCCGGCACTCGCTTTTTCGTTTTGATGGGAAAACTCCGAAGAATATTCTTTAAAGTCTAAACTCGGTGTTCCCATGGTCGGCATTAACAAAATGTCACCGTAATCGGAAACGCCTGTACCATTCAAGTGAGTATGTGAAAAACCATAAATAATTTTATCAGAATAATGATAGCCACTACAACCGTCCCAACTTCCATCAATTCTCGTGTCTGGTGACAGTTGAACCATACCAAAAGGCACTGTAGAACCAGGAAAAGTGTGTCCGTGACCACCAGTTCCGATAAAAGGATTTACATATTGCACGAAATTTTGCGCATTAATACTTAAAGAAGCGAGTAGAAAAAGAAGGCTTGAAAGTTTTTTCATTGTAAAAAAAATAGAGTAGTGAAGATATTAAAAAAAATGGTCGAAATATTATATGACGTTTATCAATAAATTTTAATCATTCTAAATAAGAAAATATTCCTTAAATTTGACAATCAATTTTTTATAAAGAATTATGTTGACGAAAGCAAAAGTTCAGGACTTCCTGAAAGAAATAGAAGTAGATGATTTGGTACATAATTTCCAGGTGATGGGAAACGATGTGTACATTGATATGACCGCGCATTCACCTGCAATGCACGAAAAGAAAAAATTAGAAGCCGCTATGAAACAGGCGTTTGCTTCTGAATTCGGCGCAGAAGTAGTTTTAAAATTAAAGATCTCTTCTCCCGAACCTTCCGAGGTTCAACAAAACTTAATCAAAGGAAAACAAATTCCCGGAATTAAAAATATAATAGCAATAGCTTCCGGAAAAGGAGGTGTAGGAAAATCTACAGTCGCTGCAAATCTTGCAGTGACCTTGGCAAAAATGGGATTTCAGGTCGGAATTTTAGATGCCGATATTTATGGACCTTCAATTCCAACCATGTTAGATACTGAAGGTGCGAAGCCTATTACTGTAGAAGTTGATGGGAAATCACTCATGAAACCAGTCGAGAATTACGGTGTAAAAATGCTCTCAATTGGTTATTTTTCGGGTGCAAATCAGGCTGTGGTTTGGCGTGGACCAATGGCTTCGAAAGCATTGAACCAAATGATTCGTGATGCTGCCTGGGGTGAGCTTGATTTTTTACTCATTGATCTTCCGCCAGGTACAGGAGATATTCATTTATCCATTATTCAGGAAGTTCCCGTTACGGGTGCCGTAATCGTAAGTACGCCACAACATGTAGCACTTGCCGATGTACGAAAAGGGATTGCCATGTTCCAGATGGAAAGCATCAATATTCCGGTCTTGGGTTTAATCGAAAATATGTCGTATTTTACTCCAGAAGAATTGCCGGATAATAAATATTATATTTTTGGAAATCAGGGTGCGCAGTATTTAGCGGAGGATTTGGGAATTCCAGTTTTAGGTGAAATTCCTTTGGTGCAAAGCATTCGTGAATCTGGTGATGTCGGAAGACCTGCTGCATTGCAGGAAAATTCTCCAATTTCTAAAGTTTATTACGATACCACGCAAAAGATGATTGAGAGTTTGGTAGAGCGAAATAAAAATATGCCCGCTACAGAAGCCGTAAAAATTACGACCATGGCAGGATGTTCACCAAAGAAATAAAAAAATTTACATAATAAAAAATTTGTTCTTAATTAATGAAGAAGAATAAATATCATAACTGATGGAAAAACAATTGCAACAGGAAGAAACAGTTACCAAAGTACTGTTGGCTCTAGAAAGTATAAGACCTTTTTTAAATAAAGACGGCGGTGATATCGAGCTTATTGATGTTCGCGATCACACGGTGTTGGTCAAATTAATTGGAAACTGTAATGGTTGTCCCATGAGTTTTTCAACCATGAAATTGGGAGTGGAAAATACAGTCAAGCAATTCGCTCCGGAAATTACGGAAGTGCTTGCGGTTGATTAAGAACTATTAAAGGAAATATTATAAAACGGACAATTGTCCGTTTTTTTTATCTCTTCTTCTCTGACACGGTAATTATGCGTATTTTCGCAAAGCATAAAATTTTGAAATTAAATTAATATTTTAGCAAACTAAACAATGATTATATGATTGCCATAATCGACGGCGGTTCTACAAAATGTGATTGGGTTATTCTGGATAATTCTGGAAAGCCCCACCTTAAGACCACAACTTTAGGCTTTAATCCAAATATCATCAATCCTGATTTTATTCGTCAGGAAATAGATAGGAATGAAGATCTTTTTTTTCTGAAAAATCACATTGAGAAATTGTTTTTTTACGGTTCCGGTTGTGGAACAGCTGCGAATGCTAAAAAGGTGAAAGATGAGTTTGTAATCTGTTTTCCGCAAGCAGAAATTTTTGTGAAAGAAGATATGACAGCCGCCGCTTACGCCGCCTATGATGGTAAACCCGGAATGGTTTGTATTTTAGGAACAGGCTCTAATTCCTGTTATTTTGATGGTGATAAGATTCGCGTTGATTTGCCTTCTCTAGGTTTTCTAATCGGTGATGAAGGCAGTGGAAGTGCTTTAGGAAAGCATCTGCTCCGGAGATTTTTTATGAAGAAATTACCAGAAGATCTAGAACAACAATTTATCGAAAAATACCATCTAACTATCGATGAGGCCATTAAAAGCATGTATCATAACCCTAGAGCAAACGCTTATCTGGGAGATTATAACCGTTTTATAGCAGAAAGAAAAGAACATCCTTACTTTCAAAATATGGTATTTGATGAAATGAAAAATTTCTTAGATTATCAGGTGTTGCCTTATCCGGAAGCGAGAGAAGTTAAGATTAATTTCATCGGTTACATTGCCTTTATTTACGAAGATGTTTTGCGTGCTGCTGCAGCAGAACTTAATTTAAAAATTGGAAGAGTGGTACAAAAACCGATCGAAAGTCTGGTTGATTATCACAAAAAATATATTCTTAATCTGGACTGATCATTTGATCAAGTCATCATTCAAAAAATTCAGGCACTGAGAAAGATTTTCTTTTCCGGTGCTTTAAAAAAATCTAAATATGTCCACTAAAAATCATAGAGACGAACGCAATTTTCATCAAGCTGCACTGGATTATCACAGAAGTGAGCCCAAAGGTAAAATTGAAGTAATTCCTTCCAAACCGCATTCTTCACAGCGCGATTTATCACTTGCCTATTCTCCCGGAGTTGCAATCCCGTGTCTGGAAATTGAAAAAGATCCTTCTCTTGCCTACGAATATACCGGAAAGGGAAATTTGGTAGCTGTAATATCTAACGGTACAGCGGTTTTAGGACTTGGTGATATCGGTGCTGAAGCATCGAAACCGGTGATGGAAGGAAAAGGATTACTTTTTAAAATATTTGCAGATATTAATGTTTTTGATATTGAAATTAATGAAAAAGATCCTGATAAATTTATAGAAATTGTAAAAGGAATTGCACCAACTTTTGGTGGAATAAATTTGGAAGACATTAAAGCTCCTGAAGCCTTTTACATTGAAAAGCGCTTAAAAGAAGAACTCAATATTCCGTTGATGCACGATGATCAGCACGGTACAGCTATTATTTCGGCGGCAGCTTTGGTGAATGCCTTAGAAATTGCAGGTAAAAAAATTGAGGAGGTTAAAATAGTAGTTAATGGTGCGGGAGCAGCGGCAATTGCGTGCACAAAATTATACGTGCAACTTGGTCTGAAAAAAGAAAATATCTTAATGTGCGATTCGAAAGGTGTCATCAACAAACGCCGGGAAAATTTAACAGAAGAAAAATTAGATTTTGTAGCTGATACAGATCGCAATACATTACTTGAAGCTTTACAAGGTGCTGATGTTTTTATTGGTCTTTCTAAGGGAAATGTGATGACAACGGAAATGCTTTTGGGAATGGCAGAAAATCCTGTTGTTTTCGGCTTGGCAAATCCAGATCCAGAAATTGAATACGACGTAGCAATGGAAACCCGAAAAGACACCATCATGGCTACGGGAAGAAGTGATTATCCTAATCAGGTGAATAATGTGCTGGGATTCCCCTACATTTTCCGAGGTGCACTTGATGTTCAAGCCACAGGGATAAATGAAGCAATGAAATTAGCGGCCGTTCATGCAATCGCAGAATTAGCAAAAGAGCCTGTTCCCGAAGCCGTGATCTTGGCTTATAATTTAAAAGGTTTGAATTTCGGTCGTGAATATTTTATTCCAAAACCGTTTGACAATCGTTTAATTACACGCGTTTCTGTCGCAGTTGCCAAAGCGGCAATGGAAAGTGGAATAGCAGGTAAGCCCATCGAAAATTTTGAAGATTACGAAAATGCTCTTTTAGATCGAATGGGTCGTGATGAAAAACTCATCCGAATGATGCAGAATAGAGCGCGCTCTAATCCGAAAAGGGTTACATTGGGTAATGCAGAGGAATATAATGTTTTGAAAGCCGCACAGATTCTTTACGAAGAAGGGATTGCGCAACCTATTTTATTGGGTGAAAAGAAATACGTTTTGGAGCAGATGAAAAAATTCGGTATCGAATTGAATGTACCTATCGTAGATCCAATGGGCGAAGATCAGGAAGAAAATCGACTTAAATATCGGGACACTCTTTGGAAAATGCGCCAGCGTAAAGGAATGAATGAATATAAGGCGAAAAGATATGTTCGCCAACGTGATTATTTTGGCCCATTGATGCTTCATCATGGTGATACTGATGCTTTGATTGTCGGTTTCTCGAAGAATTATGTTTCTACTTTAAAACCGATTTTAAAGATTATCGAAAAAGAAAAAGGTGTAGAAAAAATATCATCGATGATGATGATTATGACCGAGAAAAAACCCCTCTTTTTTGCAGATACTTCCATCAACCAAAATCCAACTTCGGAAGATTTGGTAAATATTGCGAGAATGTCTGAAATGACAGTGAGAACTTTTGCCGTAGAACCTCGAATTGCAATGTTGTCTTTTGAAAACTTTGCCGGAAAATCTGAAACTTCTCAAAAAGTCGCAAAAGCCGTATCAATCTTACACGAAAAATTTCCGAAAATGATTGTCGACGGTGAAATACAGCCAGATTTCGCTTTAGACAGTGATCATCTTTCAGATTATCCGTTTTCGAAATTGGGAACAACGCCTGCAAATGTATTTGTATTTCCTAATTTAGAAAGTGCAAATATCTCTTATAAAATCATCAGAGGTTTAAAAGTGGCACAAGTTGTAGGCCCAATTTTGATGGGTCTTAAAAAACCAGTTCACGTGTTGCAGATGCGTGCGAGCGTAGATGAAATCGTGAATTTGGCCACGATTGCTGTTCTTGATGCGCAACGCAGAGAAGAGAAAAAAGCTTAGTATTTTTTAAAAACACAAAAGATGATTTATTCGTTAAAAGGAATTGTGCAACAATTGCATCCTACCTCTGTTGTTGTCGATGTTCAGGGCGTAGGATATTTTGTGGGCATTAGCTTGCAAACTTCGGAACAGTTGGTTTTGGGTAAAGAGACGTTCTTAAATATTCAACAAATTATTAGGGAAGATGCACACTTGCTTTTCGGCTTTAACACAATTTCTGAAAAAGAACTCTTTAATTTGTTAATAAGCGTTAATGGAGTTGGGCCTGTTTCAGCCTTAATTATGCTTTCTTCCTTGTCTCTTCAAGAGATCGCGGCGGGGATTCTTTCGAACAACAGCATGATGTTGCAAAAGGTAAAAGGAATCGGTACGAAGACGGCTGAAAGAATCATCGTTGATCTTCGGGATAAAGTCCAGAAATTCACCGTTTCTGAGGAGAATATTTCTACATTTGTAAATAATAAAGTAAAGGAAGAATCGTTATCAGCTTTAGAAGTACTCGGTATTTCAAAGAAAATGAGCGAGAAAATTGCGGACCGAATTCTGAAACAAAATCCAGATTTGACCGTAGAAGATTTGGTAAAACAAATTTTAAAAAATATTTAACATTTGGGAAGAAAAAGATTCATTCAGCAACGTCTTTTAGGATTTCTATTAACGTTTTTTTCTCTTACGTCAGTTTTCGCCCAGGATAAACCGAGCGACAGCGCCAGCGTAAGACAGGATTTTTCTTTGCCAAATCCCATGCGTTACGAAGCATTTTACGATGTAACTAGCGGCATGTATATTCTGTATCCCAAAATAGGTAACATGGTGGTCGGAAATCCGGTCTCAATGACTTCGGAGGAATACCAACAATATATGCTGACCAATCAGCTGAGTGACTACTACAAAGAAAAATCCTCTACCAATGCTTTAGGCTATCGGAAAGACCAAACGGAGGCCATCAAAAAGGGATTACTGCCGACAGTAAACATTAAAAATAAACTTTTTGAAACTTTATTTGGCGGCAATAAAATAGAAATTATTCCACAGGGTTTTGCTTCTTTTGACATCGGCGGCCTTTATCAGAAAATTGATAATCCTTTAATTTTACCGCAAAACCGAACTAATTTTGCTATTGATATTCAGCAGCGGATTCAATTGGGTCTATTGGGGAAAGTGGGTGAAAATCTGCAACTTAAAGCAAACTACGATACTCAAAGTGGCTTCGCATTTGAAAACCGGATGAATCTAATCTGGCAAGCCAAAGGTACTTGGAGAGATCTGCAGTCTAAAGGACTTAACAATCCGAATGCCAGTGGTGAAGATAAAATTATTAAAAGAGTTGAATTCGGAAATGTAAATATGCCGTTATCAACCAGTTTAATAAGAGGTTCCGAATCTTTGTTTGGATTAAAGACCGAATTTCAGTTAGGAAAAACTTATGGAACTCTCGTTTTTTCCCAGCAGCAAGGTGAAGCGCGAAACATCATTGCGCAAGGCGGCGGCGTGATGAACACTTTTAAATTGAATGCGGTAGATTACGAAGATAACCAGCATTATTATCTGGGACATTATTTCCTCGATTCTTACGATAAAGCGCTGATTAATTATCCACAGATCAATTCCAGAATTAGCATCAGTAGAATTGAAGCTTGGGTCCTTGATCAAGGTTCTGGTAATTTACAGGATCAAAAAGGAATTGTCGGCATTCGAGATTTAGGTGAAGGAGCTTCTGGATTTCCCGACAATGCACAGAACAATTTATACCAAAGTATTGTGAGTTTGGGGTCTATGATTCGTGATGTGAATACAGCTTACAACGCGATCAACGGAAAAACTTTCCCCAACGCCAGCGGTTCTCCGGAAACTTATGTAGACGGCGAACAATTTATCTTTAACCGGAAAGCAAGAAAATTAAATCAGAACGAATTTACCTATCATCCGCAATTGGGATATGTGTCGCTAAATCAAAGATTAAATGACAACCAGCTTTTGGCAGTTTCTTACAGTTATACTTTGAATGGTGATAATAAAGTGTATAAAGTCGGGGAGTTTTCCGAAGAAAGTCCTGTGCTTATCACCAAAGTTTTAAAGCCGAACAGCACCGTAAAAACAACTTCGCCCATGTGGGATTTAATGATGAAGAATATTTATTCATTAAACACCAACCAAATTAATCCAGACGGATTTTTACTTAATGTATATTACCGAGATCCCCAAAGTGGCGGAAAAGTAAACTATTTACCAGCGACAGTTAATGCGCCAGATTCAAAAGTTAATCCCAATTTGTTGAAATTGTTCAATTGGGACCGCCTTAATATGAACAATGATTTACAGGTGGGTTCTGGTGAAACTGGGGACGGGATTTTTGATTATGTGCCGGGAATCACGGTCAATTCTGAAAACGGACGAGTCATCTTTACGAAAGCAAAACCTTTTGGGGCGTATCTTCAAAGCGTTTTAGGAACCGATGATCCGAAATTTGTTTTTAATGAACTTTATGATCAGCAGAAACAAGTGGCTTCCCAAAATAACTTAGCGCTGCGTTATACCATGGAAGGTCGTTATAGAGGGACGCAGGGTACAGGAATTTCTTTAGGTGCGATTAATGTTCCGCAAGGTTCAGTAAAAGTGACCGCGAATGGTGTTCAACTTCAGGAAGGTATTGATTATACCGTCGATTATATGTTGGGAACGGTAAACATAATTAATGAAACTGTAAAACAGTCTGGCCAGGCCATAAATATTTCCCTTGAAAATCAGTTAACTTTTAACACACAACGGAAAAGATTTTTAGGTTTAAATCTGGAAAGAAGATTTAATGAACATCTCACCGTTGGTGCAACCGTCGTTAACTATGCGGAAACTCCTTTAACGCAAAAAGTAAATTTTGGACAGGAAGCCGTAAATAATACGATGGCTGGATTTAATGTTTTATATAATAATGAACTTCCATTTTTAACACGGTTAACAGATAAAATTCCGTTTGTAAATACAGAGGCACCGTCAAACTTTAATTTTCTGGCAGAAGGAGCATATTTAATTCCAGGACAGAATAAAGGAATTGGCGATCAATCATATATCGATGATTTTGAGCAGAGTACTTCGAAGATCTCCTTAAAAGAACCCGCGATGTGGAGTTTAGCTTCAAAACCGGAGAAAAATCCAGAACCGCTTTTTTCCACGGGAAATTTAAATGATAATTTGGCGTACGGAAATGGCCGCGGATTATTGACCTGGTACAATATTGATCCCAGATTTTATGGCGTAGGCGGCAAAGCACCGAGTGGAATTAATGCACAGACAGTTTCCAATCATGCTTCACGCCGGGTAAAAACTTCGGAATTGTACAATAGCCGCGATTACGTGGCGGGCGAGCAATTGTTCACCAATACTTTTGACCTCAGTTATTTCCCGAGCGAAAGAGGACCTTACAATGTTAATCCAAATTCAGAAACGACACAGCAAAGATGGGCAGGTTTAATGCGTCCGATTTCGGTGTCTAACTTTACCAATTCTAATATTGAATACGTAGAATTCTGGATGATGGATCCTTATGCTGATGGAAATCCTTTGGGTGCTAAACCTAAACTTCTATTGCAGTTGGGGAATGTGTCGGAAGATGTATTGAAAGATGGCAAACTTTTGTATGAAAACGGGTTGCCAACACCAAACATTCCAGCAAATACAACGACCACAAATTGGGGTGTTCAGCCAAACCAATTTCCGGTGCTTTACGCTTTCTCAACTGAAAATGAAGAACGAACCGCGCAGGATTTAGGTTATGATGGTCTTGATGCACAGGGAGAAGCTGCGAAATTCGGCACCAATTTTGTGAATCCGGTCACGAATAATGCAGATCCTGCCTCAGATGATTTCGTGTTTTATTTATCGGATCAGTTTCAGGGAAACCAGGCTGCTTCTTTAACAGAACGCTACAAGTACTTCCGTGGTCCAGAAGGGAATTCCGAAAGCAATACACTGGAAGTTGCCACACAAACTCCGGATGGTGAAGATATCAACCGCGATTACAATTTGGATCAAAGTGAGAACTATAACCAATATACCATCAATCTTGATAAGAATAATATGGTTTTGGGTCAGAATTTTATTGTTGATGTTAAAGAAGTGGAAGCTAAGTTTCAGAACGGCCAAACAGGAAATAACAAATGGTTTTTGTTCCGCGTTCCCGTAGCTCAATTTGATAATGAAGCCGGAGAAGCTGATGTCTCAATTTTAAATAATGTGCGTTTTGCAAGAATGCTTTTGACTGGATTTGATCAGGCTTCTACGATCCGTTTCGGAACTTTGGATTTGGTGAGAAGTGACTGGAGAAAATATACCAAAAATATTGCAACCAATGTCGCTGATACGGAAGGAATTGAATTTGTGACCGATCAGAATTTAGATGTAGGAAGTGTAAATTTAGAAGAGAATGGGTTAAGCCAACCGCCTTACGTTTTGCCTCCAGGAATTGACAGACAGGTGCTAAGCGGAAATGCCGGAGCCCAAAGACAAAACGAAGCTTCTTTGTATTTGAAAGCTGCTCCTCTTGAAACAAATTCGTCCCGTGGAGTTTTTAAAAATGTGGCTTTGGATATGCGACGCTACAAAAAGTTAGAGCTTTTCGTTCATGCTGAAGATTTGAAAGATGTAAACTCGACAAACTATGATGATGACACCAAATTCTTTATCCGTTTCGGAAGTGATGCAACTGATAATTACTACGAATACGAAGCATCATTAAAATATACTTCGAAAAATGCAAGATCACCATTGGAGATTTGGCCGTCTGAAAATAACGTGGATTTAGAAATTCAGAATTTTGTAGATGCTAAATTACGAAGAGATCAGAATTTCCCGTCTCAAATTGATGTTCGGCGAGAAGATGCGGAATACGGATCGATGGATGCTAATAGAAAAATCTACATCAAAGGTCGCCCGAGTTTAGGAAACGTGACAACCATTATGTTGGGTGTTCGCAACAAAAATTCTGTTGTCAGCAAAGAAGTTGTCCTCTGGGTAAATGAAATTCGACTTTCTGAAATTGAAAATAAAGGAGGTTATGCCGGGAATGCAAGTGTGAATTTCAACCTGGGAGATTTTGCTTTGGTAAATGCTAACGCTTCTTACTCCACCATCGGTTTTGGTGGAATTACGGAAAAACCTGCAGAAAGGGCCCAATCAACGCTTGCTGCTTATAACATTAACACGACTGTAAATGTTGATAAATTCTTGCCGGAAAAATTGGGTTTAAAAGTTCCGGTGAATTATTCCTACACCCAAACCATCGAAGATCCAAAGTATAACCCACTTGATAATGATGTAACATTTGAAAATGCGCCAAACCGCGAAGAACTTAAAACAGTGGCCCGAACTTTTACGCAGCAAAGAAGTATTGGGGTGGTAAATATGCGGAAGGAAAGGATGAATCCGAACAAAAAACCGAGGTTTTACGATGTCGAAAATCTTGCTGTAACTGCCATTTACAACGACGATTATTTCCGAGATGTTTATACGAAAAAGAATTACCGTCAGTATTTGAAAGGATACATTGATTATAATTACTCTTTTAAACCATTTGTTCTTCGACCTTTTAATAAAATGATAAGCGATACTGCGAAATCGTATAAATATTTACGTTGGGTAAAAGAAGTTAACTTTAATCCAGTACCAACACGTTTATCTTTCCGCACAGAAATCGATCGTAACTATAACGAGTTAGAATTTAGAAATATCGATGCGATTTTAGGTGGGAATGCCTCACAAGATTTTGATGTGATTAGGAATAGAAATTTCTATTTTGGGTGGCAATACGGTATTGGTTTTAATTTTACAAAATCATTGAAGCTGGAGATTAATTCCGCGATGCGAACTTTAAATGATAATGTGAGTGTTTATAATATGAACACCAAATCTATTTTCGCTGATCCCTTCCGTGCCGGTCGCCCGGTTTTGTACAATCACCGTGTTCAGTTGAATTACAGATTTCCATTTGAATATTTACCTTATCTGGATTTCATTAATGCTGAATTGGGTTACGGTTTTACCTACAACTGGAATGCGCGAAGTACGGTGATGACCAATTTCACAAATCCCGACACGGGACGCGATGAAAGTTTGGGAAGCATTGGCCAGAATACCAATAATATTATTGCAACAGCAACGGTGGATGTTCCGAAGTTTTTCGGGAAGTTTAAATATTTCCAAAAGATTAATACCACGATGCAGAAACGCAGACAGGAAATTGATTCTTTAAATAATGCGTACAATTTAGCGTGGCAAAAGAAAAGTAAAAAGAGAAATTTCAAGATTTATAAATTTAAGAATAAGTTGAATCCGATGCAGGGAGTCGCTTACGCATTAACTTCAATTAAACAGCTTGACATTTCGTATAACGAGAATAACGGCACTGTTCTACCAGGTTTATTAGGTGTGCCAAACTGGTACGGTTATGGTCAAAATATTGGTGGGCCAACCTATGGTTTCCTTCTTGGTTCACAAGCTGATATTAGAAGAACAGTTATCGAAAATGGTTGGATCTCTGATTCTAATTATATGAATGATCCTTATTCGCAAATGAAAAACCAAAACTTCCTTGCTAATGTGCAGGTGATGCCAGTGAATGATTTTAGAATTGATATTAATTTCCTGAAAAATTATAACAGCAATTTCTTGCAGGGTGGTTATAATGTGGATGCTGATTCGGATCCGGGAAATGGTTTCCAATTTTCTTTCGGCAGTGACATGGTCACCTATTCAAAAACTGCCTGGACTTTCGGAACTTCTTTCGTGGATGGTAGAACGATCTACGAAAATATGATTGCAAATGCGCGAGTCATTTCACAGCAGATGGGCGGGCCGATTGATGCCGATGGCTTTACTGA
This genomic window contains:
- a CDS encoding NifU family protein is translated as MEKQLQQEETVTKVLLALESIRPFLNKDGGDIELIDVRDHTVLVKLIGNCNGCPMSFSTMKLGVENTVKQFAPEITEVLAVD
- a CDS encoding NADP-dependent malic enzyme, producing the protein MSTKNHRDERNFHQAALDYHRSEPKGKIEVIPSKPHSSQRDLSLAYSPGVAIPCLEIEKDPSLAYEYTGKGNLVAVISNGTAVLGLGDIGAEASKPVMEGKGLLFKIFADINVFDIEINEKDPDKFIEIVKGIAPTFGGINLEDIKAPEAFYIEKRLKEELNIPLMHDDQHGTAIISAAALVNALEIAGKKIEEVKIVVNGAGAAAIACTKLYVQLGLKKENILMCDSKGVINKRRENLTEEKLDFVADTDRNTLLEALQGADVFIGLSKGNVMTTEMLLGMAENPVVFGLANPDPEIEYDVAMETRKDTIMATGRSDYPNQVNNVLGFPYIFRGALDVQATGINEAMKLAAVHAIAELAKEPVPEAVILAYNLKGLNFGREYFIPKPFDNRLITRVSVAVAKAAMESGIAGKPIENFEDYENALLDRMGRDEKLIRMMQNRARSNPKRVTLGNAEEYNVLKAAQILYEEGIAQPILLGEKKYVLEQMKKFGIELNVPIVDPMGEDQEENRLKYRDTLWKMRQRKGMNEYKAKRYVRQRDYFGPLMLHHGDTDALIVGFSKNYVSTLKPILKIIEKEKGVEKISSMMMIMTEKKPLFFADTSINQNPTSEDLVNIARMSEMTVRTFAVEPRIAMLSFENFAGKSETSQKVAKAVSILHEKFPKMIVDGEIQPDFALDSDHLSDYPFSKLGTTPANVFVFPNLESANISYKIIRGLKVAQVVGPILMGLKKPVHVLQMRASVDEIVNLATIAVLDAQRREEKKA
- a CDS encoding BadF/BadG/BcrA/BcrD ATPase family protein, giving the protein MIAIIDGGSTKCDWVILDNSGKPHLKTTTLGFNPNIINPDFIRQEIDRNEDLFFLKNHIEKLFFYGSGCGTAANAKKVKDEFVICFPQAEIFVKEDMTAAAYAAYDGKPGMVCILGTGSNSCYFDGDKIRVDLPSLGFLIGDEGSGSALGKHLLRRFFMKKLPEDLEQQFIEKYHLTIDEAIKSMYHNPRANAYLGDYNRFIAERKEHPYFQNMVFDEMKNFLDYQVLPYPEAREVKINFIGYIAFIYEDVLRAAAAELNLKIGRVVQKPIESLVDYHKKYILNLD
- a CDS encoding Mrp/NBP35 family ATP-binding protein, which produces MLTKAKVQDFLKEIEVDDLVHNFQVMGNDVYIDMTAHSPAMHEKKKLEAAMKQAFASEFGAEVVLKLKISSPEPSEVQQNLIKGKQIPGIKNIIAIASGKGGVGKSTVAANLAVTLAKMGFQVGILDADIYGPSIPTMLDTEGAKPITVEVDGKSLMKPVENYGVKMLSIGYFSGANQAVVWRGPMASKALNQMIRDAAWGELDFLLIDLPPGTGDIHLSIIQEVPVTGAVIVSTPQHVALADVRKGIAMFQMESINIPVLGLIENMSYFTPEELPDNKYYIFGNQGAQYLAEDLGIPVLGEIPLVQSIRESGDVGRPAALQENSPISKVYYDTTQKMIESLVERNKNMPATEAVKITTMAGCSPKK
- the ruvA gene encoding Holliday junction branch migration protein RuvA; translation: MIYSLKGIVQQLHPTSVVVDVQGVGYFVGISLQTSEQLVLGKETFLNIQQIIREDAHLLFGFNTISEKELFNLLISVNGVGPVSALIMLSSLSLQEIAAGILSNNSMMLQKVKGIGTKTAERIIVDLRDKVQKFTVSEENISTFVNNKVKEESLSALEVLGISKKMSEKIADRILKQNPDLTVEDLVKQILKNI